A section of the Acanthochromis polyacanthus isolate Apoly-LR-REF ecotype Palm Island chromosome 13, KAUST_Apoly_ChrSc, whole genome shotgun sequence genome encodes:
- the LOC110962656 gene encoding POU domain class 2-associating factor 1: protein MHWEKSSPAAVGRSRPYQGVRVRDPVKELLRRKRSLELHSNKTPPLTADAVAHSNQPSFPPGIFGSDVGSGSAAEPSAAAGDGGLQCSGWKAAPSVSSAGLQPAVMPWSSSDYNQQDPSAQTLAYPATPTLTADVYMQTLCPSYTMLTYTHTPLLTNFGTIPVAPAPGSLPQMELPDSGLTYLPWAQPLTTISTMPNPGVQFSSGSAALPGSPLVHMPLSMSLTTMFPQLETQGADPQPQILELPQHSDHQLDPEPQGQSLNEDPEVESESPNLLDKLLEDHKEPGEEEETDSYRSSIFIPSV, encoded by the exons ATGCACTGGGAGAAAT CGTCACCAGCAGCAGTGGGCAGATCCAGACCGTACCAAGGGGTTCGAGTCAGGGACCCTGTCAAAGAGCtgctgaggaggaagaggagcctGGAGCTCCACAGCAACAAGACGCCACCTCTGACTGCA gATGCGGTCGCCCACAGCAACCAGCCATCATTTCCTCCAG GCATCTTTGGCTCTGATGTTGGCAGCGGTTCTGCAGCTGAGCCGTCGGCTGCAGCTGGTGATGGAGGGCTACAGTGTTCGGGGTGGAAAGCTGCACCTTCTGTCTCCAGCGCTGGACTGCAGCCAGCTGTGATGCCCTGGTCTTCATCTGACTACAACCAGCAGGACCCCTCAGCTCAGACCCTGGCCTACCCAGCCACCCCCACACTCACTGCTGATGTGTACATGCAGACTCTGTGTCCCAGTTACACCATGCtgacctacacacacacaccactgctGACGAACTTTGGG ACCATACCGGTGGCCCCAGCCCCAGGCTCTCTCCCTCAGATGGAGCTCCCAGACTCAGGGTTGACCTACCTTCCCTGGGCCCAGCCCCTCACCACCATATCTACCATGCCCAACCCAGGGGTCCAGTTTTCCTCAGGGTCTGCAGCCCTGCCCGGGTCACCTCTGGTCCACATGCCTTTGTCCATGTCTTTGACCACCATGTTCCCTCAGCTGGAGACCCAGGGTGCGGACCCTCAACCGCAGATCCTGGAACTCCCCCAGCATTCAGACCACCAGCTGGACCCCGAACCACAGGGTCAGTCTCTGAATGAAGATCCAGAGGTGGAGTCAGAATCACCAAACCTGTTGGATAAACTGCTGGAGGATCACAAGGAGCctggtgaggaggaggagacagactCATACAGGAGCTCAATCTTCATACCcagtgtttga